The genome window tacttgaggtgcggcctcaccagagctgagcacagggggacaatcacttccctagacctgctggccacactgcttcttatacaggccaggatgctgttggccttcctggccacctgagcacactgctggctcatattcagccaactatcaaccaatactcccaggtccttctctgccaggcagctttccaaccactcatctcccagcctgtagcgctgcttggggttgttgcgccccaggtgcaggacccggcacttggccttgttgaacttcatacagttggcctcagcccatcggtccagcctatccagatcctcctgcagagccttcctaccctcgagcagatcgacacacgcacctaactcagtgtcatctgcaaacttactgcgGGTGCACTCAATCacctcatccagatcattgataaagatattaaagaggtctggccccagcactgagccctgggggactccactagtgaccgacctccaactggatttgactccattcaccacaactctttgggcctggctatccagccagtttttaacccaacgaagcgtacgccagtccaagccacgagcagccagtttcttgatgagaatgttgtggggaacggtatcaaaagccttactgaagtcaaggtagaccacatccacagcctttccctcatctactaagcgtgtcactttgtcatagaaggagatcaggttcgtcaagcaggacctgcctttcataaacccatgctgactgggcctgatcgcctggttgccctgtaagtgccgcgtgatgacactcaagataatctgctccatgagcttccctggcactgaggtcaaactaacaggcctacagttccccaggtctaccctctggcccttcttgtagatgggcatcacatttgctagctgcaaACAAGATTGATcctgatttcagctgaaaatatgCTGGTTCGTTGCTACAAGACAGAATTCCTTGCATTTCCTCTGTAACAACACCTCTCATCTCAAACCAGAAAAATGCGTCTGCCCCAGCATCTCTGATCTGCTGCTCCTCAGTGTTGAGCATCCCATAGCCCACGTCATGATGTTACTTTACGAGATCAGGACCTTTTCCTGCCACTCAAACCATGCTGAGCTGGACAGCCTTGCCTGagagctcagcgcctgcagTGTCCCTTGAtttgctgcagagcacaggagaTGGTGCTGATCTCTAGGTAGTTATTTGACGCTGCCATTAGATGAACTATCCGCTGAAAGTGAAAGCACTAGAATTAATGAAACCATGATTACTCATTAATCCTTCCACTGCAGGCAACGTTTCCACACAGTCAAACTGCCTTTTtactttcaaagcaaaactcCTCAAGGGCAGGTTGGACTGGTTCACCTCCCAGGTCAGGTTTGGCAGTGCAGAGTGGAGCCAGGGGATTAGAAACCTATTTGTTTGTTCAAAGATTTTCAAGCACCCAATATTATGTCAGCAACATTGGCTTAAAAGCTTTCACAGCTGCTTGTGAAAGACCTTGCAGGTTTCCATGCCACCCACGCAATGAGCAATGGGGAAGCTGTGAGCAGAGGACTTTCCAGCTCTGGCTTTGGTGGCAGCTGCTCAGGAAAAGACGGATGACAGATTGGGGCTGCCAGGGGCCTATGTtcaagcagcagccacaggctTCTACCACACATCTTCCCCATGTCCGATGTCCCCACCACACATAGCATCCTGCTCCCCTCTCACTGCAGAGCCCACTGTCTCACTCTGCACAAGTGATGCTGACAACAGGACAGCGCAGGGATGTGACAGCCAGCATGCACTGGGAGTGCACAGTGTTATTTTGTGGAGCTGCTTCCTAGAggtgctgaatttttttttttttttttttttacaccatgCCCACAGGAGaacagctgctgtgcagtgctgtgagctttgccacctcctgctcccctcagGGCTTTGCTGGGACCTGGAGGAGAGGCCAGCACACGTTGTGGAGTGCCCACCAGCAAGCCCCTTTGCTGGCACCACTGCCCCTTCTGGCCCCAGGACAAAAAACAGCAGTGTCCCAGTAGAGATCCTGGCAGCACCCTGGGTCCAGGACAAACTTGAGAGCACTGGGGCAAGCTTTTCTGTACCATAGCAAGACACACAGCAGGTGTGATTTAGAAAAGCTTTAGTTTAgatgcagcaaagcagcactcAGCCCTGTCGAACCCATTTGTGGGGGCTCCAAAGAGCCAAGAAACCATCCTAGCAATAACATGCAACCGCATTTCCTACAGGGTTGCTGCAGACATGCCTTTCTCTGCCAACATAGCTGCTGCCACATGCTAAGCATCCCCCTATCCCTGGCAGACCAGGTACAGCAGACCCCCCACACCTTTGCCATCACAGGCAGGGCATGCAAACCCCAGCCCTGTCAGCTTGTCTCCCACATCCAGCCCacaaaagctgtgctgctgttaaaGAGCAAAAGCTAAAGCTGAAATACACTGAGGAAGGGGCACCAAGGCAGctgagaggggaaggaggactGGGCAGtggtgagagcagcagcagcttgtggGGGAAAAGCTTGAGCACACCATGGGGACAGCTGGGGCCCAAGAGGAAGGAGCCCGTGCATACCACAGTGCCACTCAGCATCCCCTGCACGGTGTTGCAACGCACTCCCTGTTGTGCTTGGACACATGCCCACGTTTGCTCTGGAGCCACCATTTCCAAAGCAGAGCCCccttgctggggcagggccAGCTCACAGTGACGCAGGTGGCCCAGGTCCAGCAGTGACCTGGCCCCAAGGCAGGGGCTGTGGCCACCGGTTCCCAGAGCTGGGCAGTGCCTCTGCCCCAGGGTGGGGATTAGCAGACGGGTGTCAGCCAAGGTCAGGGCCAAGGGCCCTGGCTTGGCCTTGGGGATGTGCCCtgggccagctgcagctccATCGCTGTGGctcctttcctcccagcacCATCTTTGGCCTCCCGCTGGCCCCGTTCCCCTCCATGCACTGTGGATGTGCTAGGGCTGTTCCTCAGCACTTCTGTCCTCACATTTGCCTTCAGGTGACATGTCTCAGCCCAATGCAGCAGCATCAAGGCAACGCAACATTCCACCAGCTCTCATGTGCATGCCCAGCCTACTGCAGCCTCCGTGGTGCAAAAGTGAGCTGGATCCCGCCAACAGTGTCCGCCAACAGCCGGAGAGCAGCTGCATGGCACGGCGGTGCCACTGGATCGCACGGTGTTACCTCCTCAAATGGTCATGGTAGCgcccagcctcagcagcagcagcaagcgcCCGCTGGCGTCCGGTGGGGAGCATTAAGCAGGGTGATGAGCCCTGCAGGAAGCAAGAGGCTGTTTTTCTTGGGTGCGTATAACCACAAAGGAGCTGCTCGAGGCACACTGTGCCATGAAGGATCCCCCAGGTGCTGGCTTCTAGCCAAGCAGCActagaagaaacagcaaagcgAGCCCAGCAACAGACCACAACCCACCCCCAGGACATGACAGCTGGCATCAGACAAGGCTGGGTGTCGCGCTCACTTTTCCTCCACACTCTTGCCAAAAAGCAGCCAACACCACTGGGCATCGCGTGTGGCGTTACTGACGTTCTGCTTGGGACACAGAGGCAATGACTGCCCAGCCGTGGGGCTGAAGGGGCCTCTCTGCTCTCCAGTGAATCTCCGCGGGGCTGGGAGCCTCGCTGCAGCCCAGAGCCtgcaccccagcagcaggagcacgcTTTCACCCAAGACTGAGCGCGGAGCCCAGTGTGTCACAATGCAAACGCCACCGTCCCACTCCCACGGGCATTTCTACGTCTGTAGTGATGCTCCTGCATCCGTTGCTAATCCATTATTCAGAGGGTGCCAGACCAAGCAGCGGCAGCcactcccagccctgcagtgtTTGAGGATGGCAGCATTTCCCCAGGGAACGTGCAGCACCCACCGCGCAGCCAGGAGGGCTTCACCAGCCAAGAGCGCACAGCTTGATCCTGCTTATAAAGGGGGGCAGGGAGGTGTGACGTTTGCTCAGGACCCCCCAGAAGGGCAGAACTCTGCCTGTTTTGGGGCAGACAGGAGGCCGGGAGGGAGCCTGGGACATGGACACCCGGGGCATGCGCTGACACCACCTCAGCCCTGGCTGATGTCACAGTTCCCTCTGCAACATCACAAATTGTTGGGTATTCTGCCCAAGCCTGCTCAGTGGGAAGCCAAGCTCCCTTTCCCAAGGAGGGCTGTGCAGGAGGCCACAGGCAGGTGGGATGGGATCTTCCCAGGATGAGGActctctggggacagggacTTGCTCCCCAATATCTTCCCTGCATGAATGCCACCAGGATGAGCTGGGGCTGAGGTCTGTAAGCAGCTTCTCTTCCACCACCATCAGCTCCTTCTTGAGTGAGGACCTGGGGCTGAGAAAAGGACCAGTCGTGATCGATATGGGcacaaggagctgcagagcaggatttTCTGGACATCAGACACCCAGTGCCGAAATCAGCACCCTGGTGAGCCACACCACGGTGTGGTCCGAGGGCCTGGAAGAAACCAGATCTGAGGCTTTTACTGGGGAGGAAGCCTTGCTTTACCCAGACACTGAAATCATTGAGGTGATGCAGAATGGCATCATCATCAACTGGGAGGCAGCTGAAACCCTGTGGCAGCACATGTTCGAGCACAAGCTTGGGGTGCCCCCTGAGGAGCACGCGCTGCTCATCACGGAGCCCCCACTCAGCCCCACCCGTGGACGGGAAAACGTGGCAGAGGTGGCCTTTGAGTCACTGGGCTCCCCTGGCATCTTCATGGCCCCTCAGCCCATCCTTTCCACCTATGCCCATGGCAGAACCAGCGCCTTGGTGGTGGACATCGGCCACGTCGTCGCCCACGCTGTGCCAGTCCACGATGGGAACTGCTTGGCTTATGCCACCAAGAGGACGGACGTGGCAGGGTCATGCCTCACCTGGTACCTGACAATGCTTCTGGGGGACATGGAGCACACTCTTGGCGATTGGATGTCCCCCGTGGTGGAAGACGTCAAGCATACATGCTGCTATGTCGCTTTCGACCCCGGTAATGAGTGCCTCCTCCCACCCACCAGCTGCACTCTGGATTTTACCCTGCCCGATGGCCAGACCATCAGCCTCGGCAAGGAGAGGTTTCAGTGCCCAGAGGTGCTCTTCAACCCCCTACCGACTTGGGGGGATTCCTACATGGGCATCCACGAGATGGCCCAGAGAAGCCTCGACCTGCTTCCGGAGGACATCAGGTCAGTGATGCACAGAAACATCCTCCTGTGTGGAGGGTCCTCGCTGTTTGAGGGGCTGCCGAGGAGGCTTGGCAGTGAGCTGGCTCAGTGCCTACCCCCCGGCACTGAGGTGGAGGTGGTGGCTGTGCCGGGACGGAGGCACGCAGCCTGGATGGGGGGCTCTGTCCTTGCCTCCCTCACGAACTTCCAGTCGTGCTGGATCCGCAGGGACGAGTACTACGAAGAGGGGCCATGCATCGTCCACCAGAAGTGCTTCTGAGGCAATGCCCCACGCCGGGCAATGAGCATTTGCTTGATTTTCTCACTGCTACAGGCCATGCAGCAggaaacagtaataaaatattttattctattaagAACCATCATCTCCCCAGCCTTGCAGAGTAACCAGCTGAGGGGATTTGGTAAATTCCAGACATGGGGATGAGGCAGCAGTGCTCCCCGTGTACACATCACCCACCATGGAGAAAGAAGGAGCCCCAAGGCCAGCAGGGGACAAGGCTCGGAGGTGGCACCAAACCTGCCCTGAGCCACCTGGTCCCTCATCCCCATCCATACCTGCTGCCTCACTCCTCCATCCTCGTCCCCACAACTTGCCGGACACTGACTCCTTGTGCAGCACCAAGGTGTCATTGCCACCCCCAGCAGGGATGGATGGGTCCGGGGGCATCCCACAGCAGCTCAGGATCCTCTGCTCCCAGAGCTTCACGCTGTGGTTTGCACAAGAGCTGCTCCCTTGGGGCTGCAGTCCCTGCACCCAGTAAAGGTCTTCTGCTCCCCATGCAACCCCACAGTGCATCCAGCCTTTGTGATCACttcaacagcagaaagctggcCATGAACACCTATATTCGTGCAAAAAACAGGCTCTCAGAGCAGCCTGACACAGCACAAATCAAGCCtgtggagaaaaagcaaagccaaaaccCACGGCACCATGAACCCCCTCCCCTCCAGACACCTGAAGGGTTTTCCTACTTGGACCAGGCAGCTGGGAAAGGGACCGTCAGGTGCTGctggatggggagggagggagctggatTCCTGTGCCCTCTGTGCCCTCTCCTGAGGGGAGacccccatcccctcccatTGGGTTTTGTAGGCGGAGGGTTACAACCTGCAGTCACAGatgccctgctgccctcccagccctcaGGGCTCCATTGCCACCAGCTGGGAGCCGGGAGCTGCCCCAGGAACTGCTCAGGGGTGGGAGATGCTGAGCTCCCCACAGCTGCAAGGGTGAGAGCTCCCTGTCTGCTGCGGGACATGGGGGACCTGTGCCCACATCCTGTCACCCGCTTCAGCCCTCATCCTTCTTTCAGCCCCGAGATGTCTCTGTGCCATGAGGACCCCTTATTTACTGCACTCTGGTGGGCAGAGTTAAGGTACTGCAGCGTGTTTAATCAGTGCCCATGAATGGCAATGTGgtaaatttaatttccttttaacagAGCAGAGTTGTCTGCCCCCTTTCCAGTTCCACAAGCATGCATGGGCTACAGCAGCATCGTCCCACCCCGTAGCTGCCACCTGTGAACACCAACActgcagagaggagcaggagccaCGGAAAATATCACCAACCATGTTAAGCTCAGCACCACGTCCTCCTTCAGATGGCCCCCAAGAGAAATCATGCCAAATTTACCAAAATGTCATGAAACTCCCCCTGAACTATGGAAGCTGTTGTAGGATTTGGTGCCAGCTTTTCAGCTGGTGGCAGTTTTATTGTGCCCCAGGGACAGACCCAACCTGATCTCATCATTACAGTGCTGCTTTTGGGGCTGCCTGGGGTCTGCATTGGGCCACGGGATAGGGTGAGAGGGAtgtgggaggctgcaggagggatgTTACGGGAGTGCTGCAATAATGCaggagggatgctgcagggatgagggaaggagcaggagggaggccacagggatgctgcagggaggtCAAAGGGATACCACAGGGGGGATGCTGCATGGAAGCAGGAGGGGTGCCAGAGGGATGCTGCATGGAAGCAGGAGGGGTGCCAGAAGGATGCTGCAGAGACAtgggggatgctgcaggaggCATGTTGCAGGACACTTTCCCACGGCTCTCTGACAAGCAAAGAGTGTCTGGCTCTCATGTTGACTCAAACTAGCTACTTCATTTCCCCTGAAACTTTCCggagaaaacaagtttttaatCTCACTAGAAACCCAGGCCGCAGATGCTGGCTGCCTGGGAGGAGCAAGCAGCTCCTGCGCGCTGACAGCGGCACTCCCGGCCCCGCCAGCCACTGCCTCCGCAGGGATGCGCTGCAGAATGGGGCTGCACCCACGAGGTCGAGCTGCCGGCATTCTGTAGTACCCGGTGCAGCTGCAAACCATGGTCCCATGTGCTGTGGGATGGAGCACTGCAAATTTGGTCCCTGTGAGCTGAGTGGGGTGACCAGGCACAGCCCAGGGGCGTTACTGCGCATCCCAGGTGTCAGCTGAAATGCCAAACTTCTGGCTTTCAGACTATGCCTTTTTCTGCTAAAGGCTTAAAAGAGGGACAGGACTCCAATTTTGACTTTGGCTAGCTTTGCAGTGAGCTCTGAGCAGGTACTGCCATGGTACATGCCTGGCGTGCTTGTACTTTTTGCCTGGCAAATCCCCCCTCCTGTTTCTGCGCCAGTGCTGGAGTCCCAGCCCCCTGTCTGCTGGTGCACCCAGAGGCCCCCGCCTGGCCACGGAACCACTTCACAAAACCAGCAGTGAATTCGGGGGACAGCACGGGGCATCACCCACCTGTGGCCGGGCTAGCATCGGATGCGTGTTCTCTATGCTGAAGGGAGTGGTGGCTcgcagctggcagcagcccccaaGTTACCTCTTGTTTAGTGACCTACAGCGAATCCACAGCTGGCAAGCCACCCTCCGGCACATCACGGGTTCAGGGCAGCCCCGCACTCGCTGTCAAAGCCCCGTGGCTCGCCACGCACCTTTGAGCAGGATGCGAAACTCCCTCGGCCATACATCCTGGAGAGGTGAGGGACCAGGAGGAGCAAGATGGTAAGATTTTGAGGTTAGTCAAAATGTTGCGGTAACTTAgtggaaagtatttttctgcCGTAATCTCATTCTGATGCCTTGCCTAggtttttcttgctgtattAAGGAAACGCAATGAGTGTGGGAGGTGTGAACTAATGCTACCACACTGGGAAGATGGTGATGACCTGAAATCTCAAAAGGATGTTCATCAGACTCCCTGCTTTacaagtaaaatggaaaaaaaaaagaaaaaaaaaaaaaaaggaaattatttgtcttttagagaaaaagaaatagctgCAAGACAACCTTGTCAGCAAGTGTTATTTAAGAGCTCCGACATTTGCTCATCTCTGCCAGGGACAAGCGTTAACCTTTACACGCAGCCTTTCCGCTCCCTTCCCTTTCACTCGTatgttttctcctctgcctgctgccaccaccTGCAACAAGTTGCCTTTCCCCAGCAAGAGCCCCTGCTGCTGACTGCTGCCACATCAAGATGCTCCAGGAGcgtccccagcccccctgcagccACTGGCTTGGGGGGAACATTTCCAAGCAGAAAAACCTCCCCGTGACTCgcctgcagggctgcctctCTGCTCGGGGAGGTTTTCCCCAGATGCTGGGTGAGCGCAACAAGAGTTCAAGCGGTGACACAGGATCCTTGCACGAGAGCAGCCAGCGCAGGTGGGAAAATGCAACCCAGAGCTTCGGAGGCTCATCGGTTGGCAGAAGGAGCgccttgtgctgcagctggctttAACATCCTCCGAATCATGTCTTCGTCCTTCATCTGCACTGACTGGTATATTGAAGTCAGAGGACACGAGTGCGTCTGTGCGCACCCTTTCCCCAGGCCGCAGCAATCCAGCGGCAGGCTGAGCTGTACTGCAGTCACTTAGGGCAGGGAGGGACTTGCCCACCACCCACCAGCGGATTTAATGCATTTCATAGCCTCCAAGAGGACAAAGCAATAATATTTTCACCCCAAATCCAGCtcagtttcttttgcttttgtagtGATGGCAAAACAGCAAGGCCCAGTGTGTGAGACATGGGCACTGGCTGCGTCCCACATCCTGTCCCTGCAGTGCCACCACACCAATCGTCCCCTGCACCCCTGAAGCATTGACAGCATCCTCCAAGCACTGAGATGAGTGATGGACTTTCCATGAAATCTCACAAATTCTGCCCAGTTTGGTAGGGGCAGACACTACTAGCAACTAATGACTGCTACTGTTATGGGCTGCGGAGCTTCAAACTGGGGGGATTTTTCCTGTGGCTATGCTGCACACACAATCAGTCATGTTGCATCCTAAAAATTGCATGGCCACCTGGGTCTCAGTAGCTGCTTTTCTACTACTGCGTGGTTGTTCAGAATTTCGGGGCACAGCTCGTCCTGCTTCCTTCGCAGCCTGGGCATAAGCCGCAGGGTGGATCATGCTTAAATTCCATGGTGGTGTTAATCAAATAGgacttttattcctttttttcaagGCATAAAATAAGAT of Cygnus atratus isolate AKBS03 ecotype Queensland, Australia chromosome 26, CAtr_DNAZoo_HiC_assembly, whole genome shotgun sequence contains these proteins:
- the LOC126913582 gene encoding actin-like protein 9; its protein translation is MVAPSLSSSSKRPLASGGLCRRPQAGGMGSSQDEDSLGTGTCSPISSLHECHQDELGLRSVSSFSSTTISSFLSEDLGLRKGPVVIDMGTRSCRAGFSGHQTPSAEISTLVSHTTVWSEGLEETRSEAFTGEEALLYPDTEIIEVMQNGIIINWEAAETLWQHMFEHKLGVPPEEHALLITEPPLSPTRGRENVAEVAFESLGSPGIFMAPQPILSTYAHGRTSALVVDIGHVVAHAVPVHDGNCLAYATKRTDVAGSCLTWYLTMLLGDMEHTLGDWMSPVVEDVKHTCCYVAFDPGNECLLPPTSCTLDFTLPDGQTISLGKERFQCPEVLFNPLPTWGDSYMGIHEMAQRSLDLLPEDIRSVMHRNILLCGGSSLFEGLPRRLGSELAQCLPPGTEVEVVAVPGRRHAAWMGGSVLASLTNFQSCWIRRDEYYEEGPCIVHQKCF